In Flavobacterium piscisymbiosum, the sequence AATCCGCTGTCGAGTTCCTCTGCCGTGCCCTTTAGTAAAATAGGCGGTACTTTTTTTCGGGCATCATCTCCTATGGTATCATTGAAGAACAATACAGATACAATGAGTTTCTCTGTATCTTCTTTGGCTATGTTTATTTTCCAGTTCCCTGCTACCTGCAGGGAAAGGATTGATTTAAAAAAATTGGTTTCCATTGCTTTACTGTTTTGTTTGTTTTACCTCTAAATCACTAATCGCTACTAATTTTTCGTACAGGTCTTGCCAATAGGCTTGCCGTTTTTTATCAAACTTTTCAAAGAGTTTCTCGGTATGGGAAAAACTCCTGAAATAGTCCGCCTGTTTTATTGCTTCTGCTAAATTTAGCACCTCAATGTTTTCTCCGTTTTTATCTTCTATTTGTATCATGCTCTCAGGATTTAAAAGGACAGGCATAGACTGCCTGTCCCCTATTGATTAATTCAAAATCAAGGCATCCGAGCCTTTACTGGCAAAATCCACGCAAAGGTTAAAAGCGGACTGCGTGCGTATCTGCCCTGTACCCCCCATTAAGAGGGAAGTTAATTTGGCTTCATCGTTCTTGTAATTTCTCACATTCTGAAAATAGCCAGTCAAAGAATTGTACGCCCCAAAGACAGTCCCTTTGGTGGTTTCCATAAGCTGTGTGGGATTGCTCATGGCATATTCAAATGCACTATCCACCATATTGGTAAAGCAAGTGGAGAGTTCATCCTCCTTACCCTCTTGTATGGTTTTGAGCACTTCCTTATTGGGAACAAGGGCAGACTGTATCAGTTTTTTCACTTCATTGTCCGTGATTCGGATTTTTGTCCAATGGTTAAAAATGGATTCCATCTGAGAAGACAGCATATCGGATATCCCCATTACTTTGTGTGCCTGTTCCAATCGCTGTCTGGCATTGGAGGTATGGCGAATACGAACGGTATTGGTCTTGTTGTTCATAGCGGCATTCAGGGTATTATTGCATACAATGCGTATAGGCGTGAATGCTGCGGTTATGCTTCCGCTTCCGTCATGTGAGGTGGTCAGGAAAATATATTTCTCAATCAAATCATCGTTACCCACCCTTATATAATCGGGCAGTTTAGCTGTTATAAAAATGCGTTCCCCTTTTCCGAGCGCCCCTGCGGTTTCGTATAGGATACCGTCACCGCCAACGATGCTGTCAAAAAAAGAAAAGGCATCCCTGTTTTGTACGATTTGGTAGTCTTTGCCCACTACACCGATTACGGCATCATTATCGGTGCGCACCGTACTGTAGTAATTTGGTACTTCTATATTATTATGAACGATTTCATTATCCAAAATAATTTCGGCAGAACCAGCTGTAAACAGTTTTCGTTTTTCTACCTCATAATCCAAACCTGCGTGCTGAATTGCCTCGGCGCTTGTGGGGTAATCGGTAATGATCTGCCCCAAATTGTGCCATGCTTTTTGCTTAGTGCTGAAAAAACTGTATTTTCCCGTGTGCTCGTTATAATTTATATTGTGTGCCATGATATTATATTTTAAGTGATTGTGATAGAATTAAAAAGGTACGTCCTGTGCTTTTTTCGATTTCTTTTCCTTTACTGCTGAATTGGCCTGGGCGGTATCTTCTTTTTTGGGAAAAACCAAAATTTTAATGCTATTGGTATGAAAGGTCAGCGTTCCTACTGCCACGCCTTCGCTGTTATTGTATACACTCATGCCAATACGCCCGAAGAGCTGTACAAGGGTTCCTTTTTTAAGCCACTGTGCTGTTTTAGCATTCAGCCAATAGGAGCAATTGATATAGGTTACTACTTCCTTTACTTCGGTACTTCCTTTTGGCTTGTAATTGTCATTGATGGCAATACTGAAATTGACCACTTGTTTGTCGCTGTTCACTTCCTGAACTGATGCATCTGCTGTTAATCGTCCTGTGATTTCCATAATTTTAATTTTTAGGATTACTACTGTTTACTTTCTCTCTAGTCCTGCCCTAACAAAAATTGTTTTCAAAACGAAAAAACGGGAAAAAAGAAAGCAAGATGCCAGTGGTTTAAGGATGCACAGGTGCTATAAGTCCCGAAGGGTGGCAAGGGAAGCGCCGCCATTATGCGCACGGGGCATGCTTAAGCCACTATCTTAGCTGCCCTTTTAGTCCGTTTCGAGTGAAAGCTTTATATATACTAAGTAACTCTGATTAAAAACTTAAACAGCCTGTAGTATCTCTAATAAGTCAAATTGTATAAAAAAGATTAGCTATTTTAGCCTTTGAATATCTACAAAGATTGATAGGGATGAAATCAAGTAAATGGAATTGATGGATGTGATGATGTAGAATATGGTATTGACTGAAATTTATAAAAATGATTTATCGAACACGCAATTAAAATTACCAACCAATACAAATTATATAGAATGGAACTCAAATTTAGCCACATAGATATTTTAGTCAAAGACCTTCAAACGGCTTGTGATTATTATGAAAAAATCCTTGGGGCTGAGACCTCAAAGAAATTCATTTGGGAGAGAGATGGACTGCATGTAACCTATGCTGTTTTGAAAATGGGCCAGGAACGATTTATGCTTGTGCAGCCTTTTTCCGGAAATCTCAAAAATCTCCTTGACACCAAAGGTGAAGGAACTATTTACCGCCACTGTTATTCAACTCCTGATATTGAAGCAGCCTTTGATGAATTGACCGCCTCAGGTGTCCAGCCAGAGGACGAAAATGGAAATGCTTTAACAAGAGAGAGCCTTAATTCTCCGAGTGGAATCAGAATTATCTGGCTTCCCAAACGTTTTGGTGAATTTTCAATCGAAATACTTGAAGAAGCAGGGCTTAAAGAATTCATCAACGAAGCATTTCAAATTTAGGAGTAATAATTGTGATTAATTTATAATCTTTTAATAATGCAGATCTGTCAGCTTTTGTGTTAGTAGCTTTTTGTCGGGAAGCTGAATTTTGTATTCAGCAACCATTGTAGGAGAAAGGCTTCGGCTTAAAGCATATTCTACCACTGCATGATCCTGGTCTTTGCATAATAAAATACCGATACTTGGGTTTTCATTCTGCTTTTTCACATCTCGATCCAGAGCTTCCAAGTAAAAATTTAACTGACCCAAATGTTCGGGTTTAAACTTATCTGACTTTAACTCAAAGGCGACCAGACATTGTAAGCCCCTGTGATAAAATACAAGATCAATATAGAAATCACTATGCCCTACCTGAACTTTATATTCTTCTGCTATAAATAGAAAATCCTTACCTAATTCAAGTATGAAGTTTTTCATCTGACTGATCAAACCTTTCTGCAAATCACTCTCGGTGTAGGAGTCTGAAAGGTTTAAAAAATCAAATATATAGCTGTCCTTAAATGTGTTTGTGATATCGGGATGTAGTTCTCTCATCACTGATGAGACTTTTGTATTTCCAATAATGGTTCTTTCAAAAACACCACTATTTATCTGCCTTTCTAATTCCCTTGAACTAAATTTCTCCTGACTGGAGAGGCGCAAATAAAATTCCTGTTCTTCGATTGATTTAGTTCTGCTTAAAATGATAAGATTGTTTGTCCAGCTAATTTCTCTCAGCAGTGCTGAGAGTTTTGGAGAAGCTTTGTATGTTTGATAGAACTGTTTCATTCTCCAAAGATTCTTATCCGAAAATCCTTTTAAATCAGGCTCGCTTCTTTGCAAAAAATCAGCCAGTTCTTTTACTACTGATTTCCCCCACTGTGCTGTTTCGATACGATTATAAATGTATTGTCCAATATTCCAGTACAGATTAATCATTTCAGTGTTAACTACTGAAATGGCTTTTGATCTGGATTGTTTTATTAATTGGATTATATCGGTAAATTGTTCCTGTATCATTATTTCTGATTTTAATTTATTATCACTTCTTAATTACTAAATGACTTAGTTCAATATCATTTAGTAGTCTTTCCTTTTCTGCATAAATAATATCCTTGATGTCTTTTTTTATCTGTAGATAATTGCGCTGTACCATCGAATTATCAACTTTGCGAATAATAGGAATATCAACATATTGATCCTGTTCTTTTTTTAATGCTTCATGGTCATTTACTATTTCAGAATGAAAGGTTTTGAGTTCTATTTTACAATCAGGATCATCGGCTACCATACCCACGAATTCACCGGAACTAAGCCCGGAGATTTTGGATGGCGGAACTGCGGA encodes:
- a CDS encoding DUF932 domain-containing protein; protein product: MAHNINYNEHTGKYSFFSTKQKAWHNLGQIITDYPTSAEAIQHAGLDYEVEKRKLFTAGSAEIILDNEIVHNNIEVPNYYSTVRTDNDAVIGVVGKDYQIVQNRDAFSFFDSIVGGDGILYETAGALGKGERIFITAKLPDYIRVGNDDLIEKYIFLTTSHDGSGSITAAFTPIRIVCNNTLNAAMNNKTNTVRIRHTSNARQRLEQAHKVMGISDMLSSQMESIFNHWTKIRITDNEVKKLIQSALVPNKEVLKTIQEGKEDELSTCFTNMVDSAFEYAMSNPTQLMETTKGTVFGAYNSLTGYFQNVRNYKNDEAKLTSLLMGGTGQIRTQSAFNLCVDFASKGSDALILN
- a CDS encoding single-stranded DNA-binding protein — translated: MEITGRLTADASVQEVNSDKQVVNFSIAINDNYKPKGSTEVKEVVTYINCSYWLNAKTAQWLKKGTLVQLFGRIGMSVYNNSEGVAVGTLTFHTNSIKILVFPKKEDTAQANSAVKEKKSKKAQDVPF
- a CDS encoding VOC family protein, whose amino-acid sequence is MELKFSHIDILVKDLQTACDYYEKILGAETSKKFIWERDGLHVTYAVLKMGQERFMLVQPFSGNLKNLLDTKGEGTIYRHCYSTPDIEAAFDELTASGVQPEDENGNALTRESLNSPSGIRIIWLPKRFGEFSIEILEEAGLKEFINEAFQI
- a CDS encoding PDDEXK nuclease domain-containing protein, whose amino-acid sequence is MIQEQFTDIIQLIKQSRSKAISVVNTEMINLYWNIGQYIYNRIETAQWGKSVVKELADFLQRSEPDLKGFSDKNLWRMKQFYQTYKASPKLSALLREISWTNNLIILSRTKSIEEQEFYLRLSSQEKFSSRELERQINSGVFERTIIGNTKVSSVMRELHPDITNTFKDSYIFDFLNLSDSYTESDLQKGLISQMKNFILELGKDFLFIAEEYKVQVGHSDFYIDLVFYHRGLQCLVAFELKSDKFKPEHLGQLNFYLEALDRDVKKQNENPSIGILLCKDQDHAVVEYALSRSLSPTMVAEYKIQLPDKKLLTQKLTDLHY